A stretch of Lathyrus oleraceus cultivar Zhongwan6 chromosome 6, CAAS_Psat_ZW6_1.0, whole genome shotgun sequence DNA encodes these proteins:
- the LOC127094230 gene encoding uncharacterized protein LOC127094230, translated as MEKSYQRNTYQYQLKESKFDELKKLGSLLIGEQKDVFKKAYSNLLGVLMTKEDLGLILTFSQFYDPMLHCFTFQDFLLTPTLEEFAHIVHIPIRDQVPYIGVVGFPKVVFTLLVYVLVLFPNIEGFIDKTVVTIFISRNLVSTLLVDVFFSFHYRNRKRGGAINCCIPLVYKWILTHFPRRVPFTDNIGALNWSQMLMSLDTEDVVWYCRDYDRVEPIYSYGDFHNVPVFSAIVGVINYNLVLSLHQLGYQLKGKPEDKMLEELLITKGVEDADMMKRTRHD; from the exons ATGGAGAAATCTTACCAAAGGAATACATATCAGTACCAACTCAAGGAGTCCAAGTTTGATGAGCTTAAGAAGCTTGGTTCCCTATTGATTGGTGAACAGAAAGATGTCTTCAAGAAGGCTTATAGTAATTTGCTGGGTGTCTTGATGACCAAGGAAGATTTGGGGTTGATCCTTACCTTTTCCCAGTTCTATGATCCAATGTTGCATTGTTTCACGTTCCAGGATTTTCTCCTAACTCCTACTCTAGAGGAGTTTGCTCATATTGTCCATATCCCGATTAGAGATCAGGTTCCTTACATTGGTGTTGTTGGATTTCCAAAG GTTGTTTTCACTCTCCTTGTTTATGTTTTGGTACTCTTTCCAAATATTGAAGGGTTCATTGACAAAACTGTTGTTACTATTTTCATCTCCAGAAATTTGGTGTCTACTCTCTTAGTCGatgttttcttttctttccatTATAGAAATCGGAAAAGAGGTGGGGCAATTAATTGTTGCATTCCTTTGGTTTACAAGTGGATTTTGACTCACTTTCCAAGAAGGGTACCTTTTACAGACAACATTGGAGCTTTGAATTGGTCTCAAATGTTAATGTCTTTGGATACTGAAGATGTTGTTTGGTATTGTCGTGACTATGATAGGGTGGAGCCTATTTATAGTTATGGAGATTTCCATAATGTTCCTGTTTTTAGTGCTATAGTTGGGGTCATCAATTACAATCTTGTTCTTTCACTTCATCAGTTAGGTTATCAGTTGAAGGGAAAGCCCGAGGATAAAATGTTAGAGGAGCTTCTTATAACCAAAGGTGTTGAGGATGCAGATATGATGAAGAGAACACGACATGATTAG